The genomic region CGACATCGACTCCCGAGAGAAGGCAGGACTCTCCTCTATCATGCTTCGGGCTACTTCTCTTCTCGAAGCACCCTTCAAGAGtgtgctccgccgccacaaGTACCATCCGGAGGGTCTGCCGCTCTACAACGACATGTCGAAGCAGTGGTTGTGTCGTGAGGGGGAGCGGTGGTGGTTGTTGGACGCACGAGGCCAGCAGCTGCCACATGTGGCGAAGATTGCTGCGCAGTACATGACCGGGCAACATCGCCCCGATTTTACGCCGGGCATGATGACTGGGGACCATGTTGTCATCACAAACATCAAGGACGCCGTCATGACGGGTGACAACTGGATTCGCGTACCCATCACCTGGCAGACCGCCTACCCCGGCGGCAAGTACCGAGTGCGCCTCTCCGAGATGTACGAGCGCGACCCCTGCATGGTCATGTGGTGGTATCTGAAGGACGAGGTGAACCGTCACTTTGTCCGGAAGCTCAAGACGCGCACCGCACCCTTAGAAAAGGCATGGCTGTACGAGGACAGCGTCCATCCGCACGCCGAGAAGAATCCGCGCCCGTTGGTGTGGACCGACACTGCAACGATGGGTTGGCGGTACAAGGATCCAACGTTTCAGCGGCGCTGGTCACCGAATCAGTTTATGAGCTGACAATGTCTGCTGGCGCACTTCTCGCTGATGAGCCGTTGCCTGTCTGGTGGGATGCCTGTTAAGCATGGCTCCTGTCCCCTCGCTTCCATCGGCGCGTGCAGGTATCAATTGTGCTGCTTGCAAAACCGTGGCTGGgctggtggtgatggtggtgacgCTGTTGGTGTCTCGACGGTGGCTTACGTGTGTGCGGTTGCGGGTGTACAGGTGTTGTTTGATCCCACAATAAACCGTGTAACGACGGGAATTGcgcagaaaacaaaagactGCCGGACATCGAGGCAGGCAGAAGAAGCGCTGCGAATCCTGCGGCCTACACATtttccgccgcctccgtaTCGAGGCCAGATGGGAATCAGAAGTCCCTGGTCTATGAAGCGTGGTCAAGCTGGTTCAGGGCCGGCGGCACGCGTCTCGCTGTCGTGCTCCTCAACCCGCAGGTTATGTCTTTTACGCTGCTTCACGTTCTACTTGTGCTTTTCCTTTCACCCTTTTCGGGATTGCATCTCGtttgcatgcgtgtgtgtgtgtgtgtgtgtgctgcaaCGCACATCTACGCACACCCACGAATAGATGCCCCGAGCGTACGGCGAAACCCGCCGGCCAAGAAGGAAAGAAGAGTGAGAGAAggcgctgtgcgtgcgcatagggggggggggacgagGGGGCACAGAGGGAGTGACATTGAGGCTACTGGGCTGCCTTGTCAGGCCTCCCTCTGTTCTCGCTGCTCCTTCGCCGCACTCATTCGGGGACAAGTACACATGCTCCTTTATGCTGTAGCAACTGCACCGACGAGTTACTCGTGCACGTTGCGCCCGCTTACTGCGCTACGCATCTCAATACACATGGGCgttcacctcctcccctcacACGTACAAGTGAGCGAAAAACCGGAACCGCTTCGTCAACTTCGCCTGGTAACACGTATCTGTTTTGCGCGGTTTTGCCTTCTCCAAGGATAGTGGCTCGAGCCCGCTCACGAGCAGCGTCCAACGAACGGTGCCTTGATGCGCGGTACACGTCTATGGCGGCTGCGGGTGTCTCTGCCCGTTCGTAATGGCGCTCGGGTCACACAGGTGGAGTCCCTGGGCCGTCGCTGGGCGGACCTGGATGCGGCACGCCCAGCCGATCTCACCTGTCCAGCCACGGAGCTGTTGAGGGAGACGATAGCATGTCTCCAGGAGTCTGCGCCGGCGCTGATGTCATCGAGCGCCTCCTTGCCTGCTGCGACGTCATCATCATTATCCACCTCGCCGCCTCTTCTAAGCTCGCGGGAGAGCGCCCAGCACATCTGGCGGTCGcttcggcggcagcgggtaCCGTGGCAGGACGCCTTGGCGTTACTGCCGTGGCAGCTGCAAGCTATGACGCCTGCACAGCGGCAATTTCTGAGTTCACAGGCTGCACGGACGCCTGCTAGGGTCGCCAGCCTGGCCCTAGCCGCGTGGGACATGCACGAGGAcgcagcgctggtgcagcagtACCGTTCCCTGAAGCGCACCACCTACATGGTAAACTACGCGCGTCTCGTCTCAGCGGCCTTGCGAGAGCGACCTTCGCTGCCAAACGGTCTTCTGCCGGTTCCGTACGGTGTCGTGGAGCACGGCTACGTGCTTGGCCACCGCTCGCCGCAGGACGCGAAGATCGCGCTGGCGCTAAGCAAGCACATGACGCTGTTGGGTCGGGAGGCGCTGACGCgtgaggcggcggagcgcttAGTGCTCCGTCACGCCGCCCTGGAAGGCCTCGCAGGGCACTGGCAGGCTGCGTTGGGCATTGTGCAGCATAGTCGCGCGGTGCGTCTCTCCGCGCGCGAAGGCATGAAGCGCTACATTCGTTCACTGCTGACTCGACAGGGTGGTTTCCCACTCACcacggctgcgccgcttGCGCAGTCGCGTGATTCCTCGGTTTCAAAGCACGGCGACGCTCGGGTCGGTCCTCGGAATGAAAAGGCCGCGCCAGCGGAGTTTGCCG from Leishmania major strain Friedlin complete genome, chromosome 34 harbors:
- a CDS encoding 50S ribosomal protein L13-like protein: MSKQWLCREGERWWLLDARGQQLPHVAKIAAQYMTGQHRPDFTPGMMTGDHVVITNIKDAVMTGDNWIRVPITWQTAYPGGKYRVRLSEMYERDPCMVMWWYLKDEVNRHFVRKLKTRTAPLEKAWLYEDSVHPHAEKNPRPLVWTDTATMGWRYKDPTFQRRWSPNQFMS